In Misgurnus anguillicaudatus chromosome 14, ASM2758022v2, whole genome shotgun sequence, the genomic window tgcagaaaatggtttaccaaaactaagttactgggttgatcattttcacattttctaggttgatagaagcactggggacccaattatagcacttaaacatggaagtCAGATTATTATGATATGCCCCCTTTAAGCAGCAAAAGCTATATTGAAGTCTAAAATGTACATTACTGCAAAATGCCTCTTCATGAAAATTACTTTGAAAGAAAGATGCTACCAATGCTAAATTGATgtcaaattttatttaaaaataaagtttggtagcagaaagtaataaataaaaatctgttAAAAAAGTGAATTATTTATTTGCCTATTGATGTTCAAACCTATAAAGATGTTGAATATTTATTTGCCTATAAATGTTCAAAAGTTTTGCATTTGCATGAATACAAGCatgcataaacaaaaatgcgCATTAAGATAAAACTCAAAATTGAAGTGGATAAGATACAAAACATGTACTTTGAGTTAAATTACACCATGTTGTTTTTATCAGGAACTATGcatttatttcaagattttaggatgtattctttaaatattgatagtgatgtgtttttttagtttgtgaAATGACTTATTAGTTGAATATATTTGCCTATTAAGGTGATAGTCGTGGGAGCCTTACAAAAACCGAAAAACAGGTTCTGGTTATTTCAGTTCTGTCACAAACCTGTTCAGCCTCGTTACTGTTGTTACACCCCATTCCAGACCgtttacattaataaatgcaATAATGCACGTTTGTACCTTTGTGCACTCGTGCTTTAACGTTATTGAAGGTGAAATCAATGCTCTTTCAACTTGTTTTAGTGCTTACTTAGCATTGcgagcaattttttttaaacatggtaaggagcgtcacaatgtacagattagctggtcaattagggacacagagctttttaaatcaatgagttctgtacaaaatcaatgcgtttgaggaaggAGGGAAATCTAaacctacaaaaatgtacggtatgtggaaaatatattattttttactagaaaccacgcaaacacattgtattataccaaatacacaagataacgttgttttttagcaatgaaatgggtgcattttaaataaataaaccacaaCCTTAAACCTTTGAACAGCAATGTATTAGTTTGAGGTTCTACTTACTAGTCATAGGATTCATAGCACCTTAGAGAAGTTTTCTGACAGGTCTGCTTCAACTATGCTGCATAGCCATCAGCATGGACAAACCtacaaacataacatttaatttgtCACAAAGCAAACAATAGTATGCAGTGCGAGATTCATTAAATGGAAACAACCAAGAGCAGATGTAAAACACTGAAAAGAAAATAATAGTATACAAAAGATGATTGTCTGAAAAAtagatgatttattaatttattgatttattggtctgtctgtctgtccaatgTTATCTCAACTAACTTACCATCTACAACGAAGTGGTTGGCCACCCGCATGACTCTCTTCCAGTCAACCGCGACATCGACATCACACTTAGTAGGTACTGCCGAAGGGCAGCatgaaataactactggtccaTGTTGGTCCTTTATACGAATgactaaaaaaaaagatatcttCACTCACCATATGCTGCTACAATGTTAACACATAGATACAATGATGAAAGactaaatcaaattaaataaactttataattataattatattacacatttttaatGTGACATGCACAGACAATGAAAGGGATTAAAACAAAGATGACATGACGaaacaataaacataaataagatAAACAGATAGAGATTAAAATACACCCCTACtggaaaatccagctaaaaccagcataagctttaaggtggcagtagctggtttaagcttgtcctcccagcctggcaaagctggtgggtcagctgtcttccagcctgaccagcttaaaccagcaaaaaacagctaccagcttatgctggttttagctggattttcagtagggaaaccaaacacttgaaattatgaaatgtagtggagtaaaattatgataatatactttagaatgtatgttttccaaagtaaaacactgattaaaaagGAATACTTAAACATTtagttttatgtagaaagtaaaatactTGTAATGTCCACCTCTGGTATCAACAAGGATTGTGGTTTAGCCTACATGTCACACGAATCTAGTCAGGGCCAATACACCATCAAATAAATGTTAGTTTAAACACTCGAAGTTTTCAGGTAACCGGACACACTGCATTTCATTGTAAGCCTAACCAGCCAGCTAGTCTAGCTAACTACTACATGATGATAtgaaatactgtatattatgtCTTAGTGACCTTGTTGTTTATGCATAAAGACGCCTGTATATCTGCATTAAAAACTTTTGAACGAACATTTCCGTCACTTACCTTAGCCTCCATATGTTCGCCGGTGTTCTTATATGACGCATTTCTTCACTATTTTTTAACTCCGGTTGTCGCGCATGCGTAGAACAGATCAGGTAGGGTCGTAAACTGTCGTAAAACAAGTTGAGCTTCTGCGCATGCGCACAATTATGCGCATGCGCAAAACAGATTGGACAGGCGGCACGGATCGGGTACTGACATCCGTATGTAAACTACTGTTGTTCTCTGTAGCCCCGCCCATATCATAGATCGGGCGCTCTGGTTGGCTGCAGCTCGAACGCTTTACACGATTTTTAAACTGAGCGAGTCTGGATCACTCCGGAAACAACGAAACGTAATGAAACCCGTGCATAAAATTCATGGAGATTAATTCGACTCGCGGCCTACTCCGTTACTCTTGATCGGTCATAGTTCGTATGTCTGTTAAAGACTTAATTTAAATCAAGTGTGCCAGAAAATGAGACTTCGCTCAAGAAATATTTTGAATGAAAACCCAACGACACCGTCCCGCCGTCGTCGGGCCACTCCAGACCTACCACAGACTCCGTGCATCCAGACACAGGTTAGTCGTGTTTTCATTAGAATATCAACAGAATACAAAATGTCTGTGCGTGTTTAGTTTTGTTACTTTAtctatgttattttttttttcatttaaactgGCCTGCACGGGCCTGGTTAGCAGTATGCTAACGGATATAAACAAGAGAAATATTTGAGATTCAAAGTAGATTCATGGCTTATATGGATCGTATttagttaaaataacataacgATGGACgctaaatgctttaaaatgttcgtTTGGATGAATAAGTACGATTTAGCTGGAAGTGGAAGTATGGATGTGGTGGTAGGAGGGATGATGCTTTTCTCTTAGCCAATAGGATTTCAGGGTAGTTGTGCCTCGTCCAATCGACATCTCTGTGTATTATTCAGGAAGGAGCACGTGTCTTGTAGTTTTTTTATCAACTTATTTTGCACGAATTAATTCTACTGTAATTCGCCTCCAAATTttagattaaattttttttttttttttttgatgaaaaaaCCTACAAGACACGTCCTCCTTCCTGAATATAAAATAGTGTATTACTTTATAAATATTCATCATGACATTTAATATGATTTTTTCTCCAGAAAAAGAATGATTGCAATGTTTAAgtttacaatatttgtttgttttggacACGAAATGATTCATATATTTAAAGGCATGACTTTTTAATTGAATTGTTCATCTGAAGCAGTTCATGAGCAATGCCGTATTATCTTAACTCTCTGTCTGACTGACTCTATTCTGTTATATTATAGGATGAGAATGATGTAGAGGTCCTTCAGGACCGCTCTAATCTGGACCCTGATAATGTCCCAACTGCAGCTAAACGTCCACGTCTGAAACGTGGACTGAGAAAAGTGTTATCAACTGATGACTGTAAAGGTAAGTTTATTTCACTTGACGTGTTATGTTATTTGCTTGATGATGTAATAGCAAACATGAGTTTTTTTCAATATGATTTTCAGAGTCTGATTTTAAGACACCAGTTCGTCACCTGAGGGAAAGACAGTCCTCATTGAATCCTGCTGCGCGAAGCCTTTATTCTCCAGCGGTGCATTTCCTCACGCCCCCAAAAGACAGTGAGTACATAAACACTATAGTGGCCAGAAAAGAAGGATAACTAACACAATTGTGTTAGCATGCACCTTTGATATTTATTTCCCTTTGGTCATTACTTGTCACAGTTAAGTTTTATATGAAATGGTTACAATTAAACAAGAGCAATGTATTTGTTACATTAATAACAcattgtgcattgttcaaattgACTACCCTTTTGTGTTGTTTGGGATGAAAACATCAACTAAATTAAcctgctgtaaaaatgtatcagatattttttgaaaatatttgtcACAATAATATGCTGTTATACTGCATAGAACTCCACGTACAAGCCAGAAACTAAGCTTTGTTTTTGAACaagcctactaaagggttaatggtgccacatggtgatcaacagtaaaaatgacagattttacCTCTTTGCAACAGGAAAAATcaccaacaatcaagaatgcatgattttatggtgtcatggctttgcattcaaaaaatgttgttataatgaaagtcaatgggacaAAAACGGCCATGAACAACAAATGagggagatttttttttataatctgatgctgcacaaaaactaacaatgcttcaaagccaatgttgttacaaacctttgacatgcccaacgctgtgaaaatggtaaaaatacatctaatccacaatcactttttatattgaaaatgttttgttttttcaaatCAGTGACATAATTTATGAACTCTGCAATTAGAGAGTTAAAATTCTggattttttaacatttagtaGTTTTGATCAGGACTGAAGTTGATTAACTTATTTATgctgttacatttttacagcagtttaatttagtggatgttttcatcccaaacaacatgaaagggtagtaaatttgtttttaaattttattgcattttcccaaaatatgtgtaaatataagatttgttaCCAAAAATCATTTCATTTGCTAAAACACAAAAAGTTGTGGCCAAAAGCACCCCAAAGTGGATGATGAAAACGTTCCCAACAGTACATAAGGGTTAAATAATTGTACTGTTTGTATTTTATGTGACAAACGTGACCGAAAAGATTATGTGTAACAAGTTGATATAAAACAATAcagatttttatatatatatatatatatatatatatgtatatgtatatgtatatgtaatcTAGCTCTTTCTTATGATATGTGATTTAAGCTTGTGTATTGTTgtaacagcatttttttttccaGATGAACAGTCAAACTCGGGAGCGCTTTTCAGTCCGGAACAGCGTGTGTTTGGCTACAGTGCCATGAGCCCTCTCTCAGAAGATGAAGAGAACGATGAAGTCTTCAGCCCGTAAGTCTCTTACATAAAGGATTTGATTTGTGCGGCCTTTCAGACTGGTTAGGTTTAGTAAACATTTTGGTATTACTTTCTTTCAGTTTCACGTTTATTAAGAACATACCAAACCGTTCGCAACAGTCCAGACCCATTTCAGCAACTCGGGACATTCCACCAAAGACAAGGAGCACACCTGCTGCTACCCTCGTGCTCGATTTGGTGAGTTTTACTTGGCTTTTATTAAACCCCTACTGATTTAGcgggtggcagtagctggtttaagctggtccttccagtctggcaaagctggtcaagctggtgggttagctggtcttccaggcttaaaaagtgaccaaaacacagctagaccagcttgctacaccggCAAaatcagctaaaaccaagctgggagaccagctcaccagctaatatcttagctgtatttttcagtagggactATTAACACTATTCTACTTGTGGTGCGTTACAAGCACAGTAAGGTATCTCAGCTGTGCCATTCTGGCTGTGACTTCTGAATGGTTGTAACATGTCATGCACCATCCCATTAACCCCttgttcagacagccagcgacgttatcgctgtgtgtcgcttgtctctttcaatgaggggtttctaaatctgcttgtcataaacaaatgagtaccatccacgccaataactgacgagagaaggatgacgtgaactccactgctttgttctcattggtagtcgctcccgaaagtcgctcgacatttgcataaagttaaacttttcttaactttctcgcgttgctggacacgcccatacggtcgccaacggtcactttcgctcgtgtcgccggaagtcgccaggtttccattgaaatgaatgagatcgcgtcgctctgctactgcttgtcGTTGGCTGTCTGAATAGGGTGTAACAGTGTTAAGAGACaaatttgtttgttgtttgttaaaACGTGGCCACGCTTTagtgtaaaaacatttacactgGATAAAAAACACTGTTCTGCACCCAACCTTTTTGAACAAAAGCTTAGATACAGAATCCCATGATGTCATTGATGGAGccgatgacacacacacacacacacacacacatattctgGTTTACATGTTTCCTGTATATTCTTTTCCTTAACCATCAAAGGAATCTTTcttctacttcacattttcaataaatatcATTCTGTTTAATGTATAAGCTTTTTTCATtatggtccccacaacgtgataattaccaggtacacacacacacacaagtctgATTTTAAAACGGGTGTATGAGGCTTAAATTTTGAAGCTCAGATTTGACTATGAGGACACTagctgtattgtttttttttgtgtggttttGAAGTGGCAGATTGTGTAATCTTACGTTTTGTGTGATTATAGGATGAAACCCTCGTGTTCAGTTCCCTCAGTGTGATTCAGGATGCCGAATACACATTTAATACCCCCTTTCAAGATCATAAATACAAGGTTGGTAAGATTGTTTGTATACTGAAGTTTggataaaaatgaataaattctTAATGCGAGGGTCCAGGTACAGTGCGTGTGGCGCCATTTTCGTCATCTGAAGAGTGTGTGCGTAttgtacaggagaatgtagattgtaaccactgatctatataaatgactggattgcgcatagaacgcttgacgtaactgcgtgaggtgaagccagcgcagagttcgagccgccatcttggtatacccaaccggcagagagcgtcattgacttccattcaaaatcatgatcaaaatgtaccccctttacagcgtatcagttacACAAGATTAATTTTTAGGACATGTGtacgttaattatttgttaattctggtgttatttgcaatgtttatgttttaatcgggcaggataatggatttacaaaaaaccgttaaggtgagtgtgtctgttgcatttatTAATGACaagggtataaataaagttttttttgacattcagctacacggtgacggtcagcgttatttctctaaacaagtttaggtaacttgtaagtttagataacataattacaaaactagcaaattattgcatgcacatacggtagaaagcatgattatttatttagaattcagaatgagcacgtttattgtcattaatactaaatatgctgcggtctgtctgctgatctgatactgtaatgaagatgaatgtataataactgtttaaaacgcaaaatgtacaactttcagtaaataactatttacatgctttggacgtttgtgttgtaataatgtacagggtaacttcacatataaaaacgaagacgagtaaagtgatgttttatcattaaaatctgataacgtccattgatttaatagaacgtttgggtataccaacatggcggcgcgttggcttcacaagtgtgacgtcatgcacaatccagtcatttatatagatcagtgtaTGTAACCCagaagatgcattgcattttgtcacaatgcgcatgcgttgaatgtctgtgtacacgtacgagtcaaataaagtATACTTTCCAAAGGTGCGCTTTCGAACATCCGTCTATGTTCAAGTAAAAAAAGACTGTACGCCTTATTCAATCTGCCGCCAGATTGATTCCAAAACGAGTCTGTGTGGGATGGACGTCCAGAGCGTGTgcttgaaagtgcttgaatctattttatgcaagactttttctggaaaaaagtgtaatataatatcattaaaattctagactttttaagcacacatgctaaactgttcactttaaatgcttatatctgtCTCGTAAATAGCTTGTTATCAAGTCAATCACACAGTATTAAGTCAATGTTCATGTCTTGAAAAACATAAGAGAGAAAATACATGAGACATACTCTTATGATCAATACAAACTGGAGATGTATACTTAGTTGTTAtcataaaatattgtattgttGCACTGTGTTGTCATAGGTCTACCTGATCCTCAGACCATATGTGAAAGAGTTTCTGCAAGCCATGACCAAACATTTTGAGGTAAAAGAGACTGACTCTACAACTTCACTTActatgattttttattttttgcatttatgtcTGCCTTTTACATGTATGCCTATTTCCACTGTCAATACCTGAGAGCTGCTAAACAGTCTTTCGTTGTTTTTGAAATAATGCCAATAAAGATTCTGTcatatttttcttgtttgtCAGGCTTGGCTATGcttttacataaataaacatctCTTCTGTTACAGATGATTGTTTATACCTCTGCCAAGAAGGAATATGCAGAAAAGATTGTAGACATATTGGACCCCAACAAAAAGCTCTTTAGGTGAGGGAGGTTACGACCTTAATCATTTAAGTTTGGTTGGATTTTGTGGGAATTTGATGTGTATGTGAAGGAACAGAGATATAGCGCAAATTTCCTCGCTATCAactgatgtgtttttatttcCAGACATCGTTTGTATCAGGACGACTGTGCTTGTGTACTTGGACACTATATTAAAGACTTGAATGCGCTAGAGAGAGACCTGTCAAAGACCGTCATCCTGGACAACGCCCCTCACACCTTTCCCTACCACGTATGTTTGCGATTTTGCTTGGTTTGCAGGCGTCTGTAATATGCAAAAGGATTTATTTCATGTCATCGTGACAAGATTTTTAATTTGATCTGTGTTCGTGTTTAATAGCTGATGAACATGATTCCTATAAAGAGCTGGAACGGAGACAGAGAGGACCGCGAATTGCAAAAACTCATCCCGTACATGGAGAAACTAGTGCAGGCGGATGAGTGATTTTATGAAATATGAGTTAGTAGTTCTCTACACGTCTGTTAACTAATGTAATAATGATGATCGTAATGTTTGCAGGATGACTTCAGAAATGTTCTGAAGAAGAGAACCGACCACTTTCACAGGCTGCTTACTGAAGACTGAATCGCAAATAATTGAATATAAGTGCACGTAAAGCTATTAAGTTTTGATTCATGCAACTTTATAGGCCTATATGCCAGATGCAAAGTGTTTATCTGATATTAGCTTTTCACTTTTAGTCAGCAGGATCAGCTGGTGTTCTGACACGCTGTAAAGATTAGGGCTTGAAACTTtaatttattgttaaaaattgAGAAATTTGTACAGATTTGTGGCTTTTGAAAGCGTTTTGTTTTTGCttaacacactgtaaacagtgttgatgtgtttgtgttgtatgCTAGAGGCTATTTTTGAGGGCCAATTTTAAATAACCAATAAAGTAAGaaaaacactcatttttttcttaaagaaaaGCCTTTTTTTGCAAATCACTCAGTGTATTTAATATAGTTTGTGCTATGAACAagaataaaacttaaaattgtgTAGCTTGGGAGATAAGTGTTATTTCTTATTGAAGTCACCATACTTAGAGAGTTGGCCCCTtccagatttattttattttttttgcatgtttgtcacactttaatgtttcagatcatcaaacaaatttaaatattagtcaaagataacacaagtaaacacaacaaagtttttattatgaaggaaaaaaataatccaAGTGTTTGCCCCCTAAAACTAATAACTGGTTGGGCCTCCCTTAACAGCAACAACTGAATCAAGCGTTTGCGATAACTTGCAATGAGTCTGTTACAGCGCTGTGGAGGAATTTTGGCTTGCTcatctttgcagaattgttgtaattcagccacATTGGAGGGTTTGAGAGCATGAAGCGCATTTTTAAGGTCATGCCGCAGCATCTCAATaggattgaggtcaggactttgaCTACACCACTCCAAAGTCTTCAATTTGTTcttcttcagccattcagaggtgaccttgctggtgtgttttgggtcattgtcctgctgcagaacCCAAGTTCGTTTCAGCTTGAGCTCAGGAACCGATGGGTGGACACTGGGTCTCACCAAGTATGCGTACGCACGTATTTGTTCGTGAAATATGCGTTCGGacgttttaaaggtgcagtgtttaaattttggtggcatctagtggtgaggttgcaaattgtaaccaacggctcagtccactgctcacccctcgcttttgaaacacatagagaagctacgataaccgccaccggaaaaacatgtcatcgtcggagacaacttagtaaaaaagtttgtccattaaggcttctgtagaaaaatgacggcacaaaatggcgacttctgtgtaaggggaccctcggtgtatgtagataaaaaggtcgttctaaggtaataaacatacaacggttcattatgaaaggtctttatacacccctgatatatatatagttttgtatattattttgcatttctgtcaagagatccttctaaaaattacacactgcacctttaactaacaaatcatgaatcaacaaaaacttgtattaaaatttaaaaaatagaatTTTTTCTAAATGTTTGTAATAACTAAAACGTctgtacgcacactttacgaacAGATTTATGCGtatgcatgcttagtgaatgagacctaATATCCTTTAAGATTTTTGGTAGACAGCAGAAATAATGGTTCCATTTATCACAGCAAGTCCTCCAGGTCCTGaagcagcaaaacagccccagacCATCACACTATTATACATTTACTGTTGgtattttcttctttttctaaAAGGCTGTGTTACTTTAACGCCAGACGTAATGGTACACACACCATCCtaaaagtttaacttttttaagtattttccCAAAAGTCTTGGGGATCAAGCgtgtttgtattttgttttcccttcataatacctttatttaaaaccattaccttcaaaaaaacttaataaaaatGCATGTTGTGTTAACTTGTGTAATCTTTAATGTTTGAATTTGTTTGATGATCTGAAATATTAAAGTGACAAGCATGCGAGTTAAAAATCAGGAAGGGggtcaacacatttttttttacatcaatgtatatttttaagtttaaaaaaagtaacactttacaataagattgtatttgttaacattagtaaataaaTTTGCTACCATGAACTAGAAATGAGCaatagtatttattaatctctgttaatgccaatacagttGTTTGTGTTAGTtatttgtgcattaactaatgttacaacttttacaacttttaattttacacaattACAGttataacttttaattttacaaatgcattaataaatgctgtagaagtattatttaatgttaatttatattagctaatgcattaaatttatgttcaccctcaagttgttacaaacctataaTAAGGTATTTGTTTTCCcaaacacaaaggaaaatatttctaatcaagcaggaaacagGAGCACCATAAGGTTTCATAGTAAAAAAATGCTAGGAAAGTCGATGGTGCTCAAAAACAGTGGGATGAAATTGCAAAACAGGTCCTAGAATGATCATTTTCAGAAGCAGAAGGAATACAGACACGGCCAAAATCGCGTGAAATCTCGCAGGATGAGCCCCTTTTCATCCTAACCCTAAATccaacatctcgcgagattttgCGGAGGCTGTATTTCTAGTGCGCAAAACCTGTACAACAGTGCCATCTACTGGCTACTCTTCCTTTATCAAATAACTATGCATGTGTACACTAATCCAGATACATTTAAAACAGTGTTTTCGTTTTAAAACGCTCCTAGTCCACACAAAGCGTCTTCCAAAAGTTGGCCACCCACACTCGAGTTTcttaaaatgcttttatttcCCTGTACTGCGCATGAGTGAAACATGAGACGCTTCGATCTGCGTCATTTGCGTCACGCG contains:
- the ctdspl3 gene encoding CTD small phosphatase-like protein 3, translated to MRLRSRNILNENPTTPSRRRRATPDLPQTPCIQTQDENDVEVLQDRSNLDPDNVPTAAKRPRLKRGLRKVLSTDDCKESDFKTPVRHLRERQSSLNPAARSLYSPAVHFLTPPKDNEQSNSGALFSPEQRVFGYSAMSPLSEDEENDEVFSPFTFIKNIPNRSQQSRPISATRDIPPKTRSTPAATLVLDLDETLVFSSLSVIQDAEYTFNTPFQDHKYKVYLILRPYVKEFLQAMTKHFEMIVYTSAKKEYAEKIVDILDPNKKLFRHRLYQDDCACVLGHYIKDLNALERDLSKTVILDNAPHTFPYHLMNMIPIKSWNGDREDRELQKLIPYMEKLVQADDFRNVLKKRTDHFHRLLTED